The genomic segment GAGGAAGCCGGGCGTCTGCGCGGCGCCCTTCATCATGTCCGTCATGAACGAGCCCGGCGCGAGCGCGTTTACGCGGATTCCCTGCGCGGCCCACTCGGCGGCCATCACGCGCGTGAGGTTCACGAGCGCGGCTTTGCCCGAGGTGTAGGCCGACATCGCGGGGATGTAGATGAACGCGCCCACGGTGACGACGTTGATGATCGAGCCTCCGACGTTCGCAGCCATGATCGGCGCAACGAGCTGCGCGAGGCGCAGCGGACCCTTCACGTTCACCGCGTGCAGCTTGTCCCAATACTCCTGCGTCATCTGCGCGACGGGCGTCGGCACGGGATTGATGCCAGCGTTGTTCACGAGCACGTCGATGCGGCCGAAGCGTGCGCGCACGCGCTCGACGAGCGCGGGCAGCTCCTCCCAGCTCGCGACGTGGCCCGGCGCTGCGAACGCCTCGCGCCCGCTCGCGGCGCTGATCTCTTGCGCCGCGCGTTCGCACGCCTCGGGCTTGCGGCCGTTCACCGCCACGTTCGCACCCGCGCGCGCGAGGCCCTCCGCCGCGGCGCGCCCGAGCCCGCGCGTCGCGCCTGTCACGAGCGCGACTTTTCCGGTGAGATCGAAGACGTCCAGCATGTGCACTCCTTGCCGCGAGATCGCGAAGCGGCGGATGCTATGTGCGATGGACGACGCGCGCGCGAGCGAAGTGCAGGAAGAGATCTGCGCCGCGCTCGCATCGCGCGGCTTCGCGATCGCGCAGGTCTTTCTCTCGCGCGAGGAAGTGCTCGCGCTGCGTGAAGGCGGCGAGCGCCGCCGCGCAGCGGGCGAGTTTCACGCGGCGCGTATCGGCCGCGGAGCGAGCGCGCAGCGCGAGGCCGCGGTTCGCGGC from the Deltaproteobacteria bacterium genome contains:
- a CDS encoding SDR family oxidoreductase, with protein sequence MLDVFDLTGKVALVTGATRGLGRAAAEGLARAGANVAVNGRKPEACERAAQEISAASGREAFAAPGHVASWEELPALVERVRARFGRIDVLVNNAGINPVPTPVAQMTQEYWDKLHAVNVKGPLRLAQLVAPIMAANVGGSIINVVTVGAFIYIPAMSAYTSGKAALVNLTRVMAAEWAAQGIRVNALAPGSFMTDMMKGAAQTPGFLEGSANLSLQKRIADPDEIAGSVVYLASRASSFVTGTVLMVTGGT